Proteins from one Caminicella sporogenes DSM 14501 genomic window:
- the thiC gene encoding phosphomethylpyrimidine synthase ThiC: MNYTTQMDAAKKGIITKEMEIVSKKENIDVNILRQKIAEGKIVIPANKNHKSLNPEGVGEGLRTKINVNLGISKDCCNIEKELEKARVAIEMKAEAIMDLSCYGKTEEFRKKLINMSTAMIGTVPVYDAVGFYDKELKDISSEEFLKVIEKHAEDGVDFMTIHAGINRETAEVFKRNKRLTNIVSRGGSLLYAWMELNDRENPFYEHFDKILDICEKYDVTISLGDACRPGSINDATDASQIKELIVLGELTKRAWERNVQIIIEGPGHMPINEIAANMLLEKKLCHGAPFYVLGPIVTDIAPGYDHITSAIGGAIAAANGADFLCYVTPAEHLRLPTLEDMKEGIIATKIAAHAADIAKNIKGAKKWDYEMSKARQNLDWEKMFKLAIDPEKTRKYRKESMPQHEDSCSMCGKMCSMRNMNKVMKGKNINILREDD, encoded by the coding sequence AAATGGAAATTGTATCTAAAAAAGAAAATATAGATGTAAACATTTTAAGACAAAAAATTGCTGAAGGTAAAATTGTAATTCCTGCAAACAAAAACCATAAATCTCTAAACCCTGAAGGTGTTGGAGAAGGTCTTAGAACAAAAATAAACGTCAATTTAGGCATATCAAAAGACTGCTGCAATATAGAAAAAGAACTTGAAAAAGCAAGAGTAGCAATAGAAATGAAAGCTGAAGCCATAATGGACCTAAGCTGTTATGGAAAAACTGAAGAATTCAGAAAAAAATTAATTAATATGTCTACTGCAATGATTGGTACTGTACCTGTTTACGATGCAGTAGGTTTTTATGATAAAGAATTAAAAGATATATCTTCTGAAGAATTTTTAAAAGTTATAGAAAAACATGCTGAAGATGGCGTTGATTTTATGACAATCCATGCTGGAATCAATAGAGAAACTGCTGAAGTTTTTAAAAGAAATAAACGACTCACAAATATAGTCTCAAGAGGCGGCTCCTTACTATATGCTTGGATGGAACTTAATGATAGAGAAAATCCATTTTATGAACACTTCGATAAGATTTTAGATATATGCGAAAAGTATGATGTAACTATAAGTCTTGGTGATGCATGCAGACCGGGAAGTATTAATGATGCTACAGATGCAAGTCAAATTAAAGAACTTATAGTTTTAGGAGAACTTACTAAAAGAGCTTGGGAAAGAAACGTTCAAATTATAATAGAAGGTCCCGGACATATGCCAATAAATGAAATTGCTGCCAACATGCTACTTGAAAAAAAATTATGCCATGGAGCTCCCTTTTATGTTCTAGGACCAATTGTTACTGATATTGCCCCAGGTTATGACCATATAACAAGTGCCATAGGTGGTGCTATTGCAGCTGCAAACGGTGCTGACTTTTTATGCTATGTTACTCCTGCAGAGCATCTTAGGCTTCCAACTCTCGAAGATATGAAAGAAGGAATAATAGCCACCAAAATAGCTGCTCATGCTGCAGATATAGCTAAAAACATAAAAGGTGCAAAAAAATGGGATTATGAAATGAGTAAAGCTAGACAAAATTTAGATTGGGAAAAAATGTTTAAGCTAGCTATCGACCCTGAAAAAACAAGAAAGTACCGAAAAGAATCAATGCCTCAGCATGAAGATAGTTGCAGCATGTGTGGAAAAATGTGTTCTATGAGAAATATGAATAAAGTAATGAAAGGTAAAAATATAAATATTCTCAGAGAGGACGACTAA